From the genome of Torulaspora globosa chromosome 2, complete sequence, one region includes:
- the LIN1 gene encoding U5 snRNP complex subunit LIN1 (ancestral locus Anc_1.96), producing the protein MLHNGSKPARIEQETIKEDVSLEYADYEQAPEPLRKRRKISLTGYESDSSDEEDSDIETVSKSDGKQKASEYAIEDDMFAADEVDQASRNAGNDEEYDHDQYDEDTIDDSPETHLPDDGDFQVEAFNLVEEREKGYLDEAGNYIPTKDHDEDAMQDQDLWINDFKDVQKAAASQKHAESSRRMENRKVQQSSRHYMIDEALLRFYFFLSCDGTIVDTLAKLNKRRETGCQYVLNSINYISDLINSLEQKGLEDVYLLKRANVAALYKEECLSDSAVIDDYKSLIWSFSWSKKPSVVHGPYTNYQMQRWKSSYFKDNVAVRFHDDADKPENWLDLNSVTFM; encoded by the coding sequence GATGTTAGTTTAGAGTATGCTGATTATGAGCAAGCACCTGAACCATTAAGGAAAAGGCGAAAGATTTCATTAACTGGTTACGAGTCTGATTCATctgacgaggaagatagTGATATCGAAACTGTGTCCAAGTCGGATGGGAAGCAAAAAGCTTCAGAGTACGCtattgaagatgacatGTTTGCGGCTGATGAAGTCGATCAAGCTTCCAGAAATGCAGGCAATGATGAGGAATATGACCACGATCAGTACGATGAAGACACCATCGATGATTCCCCAGAAACGCATCTGCCGGACGATGGAGATTTCCAAGTCGAGGCATTCAATTTAgtggaagaaagagagaaaggCTACCTGGATGAAGCCGGCAACTATATACCGACAAAAGATCATGACGAGGACGCCAtgcaagatcaagattTATGGATAAATGATTTCAAGGATGTGCAGAAAGCGGCTGCTTCGCAAAAGCATGCGGAGAGCAGCAGAAGGATGGAAAACCGAAAAGTTCAACAAAGCAGCAGACATTACATGATAGATGAGGCGCTGTTGCGGTTCTACTTCTTTTTGTCCTGTGACGGTACAATTGTAGATACCTTGGCGAAACTGAACAAAAGACGTGAAACAGGCTGCCAGTATGTCCTGAACTCGATCAACTACATCTCAGACCTGATCAACAGTCTTGAGCAGAAGGGCCTTGAGGACGTCTATTTGCTAAAACGCGCTAATGTCGCCGCATTGTACAAGGAAGAATGTTTGAGCGATTCTGCAGTTATAGACGATTATAAATCGCTAATATGGTCCTTCAGCTGGTCGAAGAAACCGTCTGTAGTGCATGGACCGTACACAAACTACCAGATGCAACGCTGGAAATCGTCGTACTTCAAGGATAACGTTGCAGTGCGATTTCACGATGATGCGGATAAGCCAGAAAACTGGCTAGATCTAAATAGCGTAACTTTCATGTAG